The Lates calcarifer isolate ASB-BC8 unplaced genomic scaffold, TLL_Latcal_v3 _unitig_804_quiver_1623, whole genome shotgun sequence genomic interval ttgaaCTTTCATATGTTTACCTATGAGAATTTACACTGTATACAATAATTAATATGCAGGAGCAAGCCTGAATGAGAGCTACATTTCTATTCTTACCATCCAGTTACCCATGTGTAAGGTGGTATTCAAGTGTTTAGAGAAGGGAGGgtcaagagaagaaaagaaagtctGGGTATCTCTGCCACTCCTGTTTTCACCATGATCCTGGCATTGATAACTGACATTGATAAATGGATGATGGATTTAATATCTCACCAGAGAAGTCACTCTTCTTGTCATCAAAAGCGTCCACCATGCCCATGTTTTTCAGGACGCCTTTCAGGTCATACGTCTCCTCCAACTTGAATTGAGGCAGCTTCACATCAACCTCAACCTCAGACATCATGTCTGGACGAGTCCACTCCACAAATTTCTCATAGGtcagctgcttctccagcttGGGTGGATACAGTGTCAACAATTAGtacatgttaaactgtgtgtgtgtgtgtgtgtgtgtgtgtgtgtgtgtgtgtgtgttctacctTCTCCAGACCGGTGGTATCATCCTCTATCTCATTAGGTAGAAAGATGAGCATGCTGAGCTCCTTCCCTTTGTAGGGCATCTCTAGGATCTGTACGACAGAGTTTCACACATTACAGCTCAGACTGTTTAGACACTGCTCTGACTTTTAGGACTGAACAAAGATGATTTATGAGGATTATattcaacaaacaaaaccattaaCACAACTGTTTTTCAAAGGTTTGTCAAAGGTTGCACTAGTTCCTTTTGTAGCTGTCCATAAAATTTGATGAGAATCTCATCACACATTTTAACTAAATATTCTGctgacaggaagacaaacaaactAGTGGAGTAGAGTGGCTTATTTAACAAAGATAATTATGACTAATGTTATGTAGTTATTACCTGAtcatttaaaggagcagtgtgtaggatttagtggcatctagtaGTGAGAATACCAATTGCAAGACAACTGAAAATCTGTCCCCTGAACTCTCCCTCTGCAAGTGTGTTGGAGAGGCTACGGTAGCCAAAAGGTGAGAAAATGGCGCCAACTTCTGCATTAATTAAGCTACTCTGTCaagacaacaaaatattttatttatggttTATGTgcactcatttcatttcagctcagtgtgagagtctgTCACGTTTTGTTGTCACTTacagctgtgtttctctcctctcctcctgtttcatgGAGGAACAGGGGCATGATAGGCTGACAACTCCTGCAAGTTTGTTGATTATTATCAATTATTCTAAAACCACAACACCCCATAGCAGTCACCCTCAGGGAATCGCTGCATATTTAGATGTTTCATTTAGTTGTTACTCTGTTAAACTGTAGGTAGTGGCTGACATGTGACAGACTGTGACAGGGTGGAATGTCAACATAAAAACGTGAAAAGCCCTACATTGGTAACTGTTTGGTTCGGTTTGTCTGTTCTGttctactgtagaaacatggcagcaCAACATGGCCAACTCCATGATAATAAAACCATGTTTTTATAAATTATACTCTACTACtagatccctgtaaatgttacacactggacCTTTAGTAACTGATATtgactgattaatcagttgTTTAATTACCTGGCAGTTGGCCTCAGGAATGGAGGCAAGAGGAAAGTCAGCTGTCTTGTTCATCATCTTCACTGGCTTAGTGTCACTctgaagacaacaaacacaagaagCACTCTTTAATAAAAGTTACTGAATTAGTCAGTCAGAGTTCATTGAGTGTTTCTTTGTGCAGTTTCACCTTGTTGAGTCTGAACTTAGCATCATAAGTATCTATCCGCTCAAACGTTTTGTTCCAGGTGCCTTTAAAGTACATGGCATTGACCAGCACCAGCCTGCTGTCATTGTCCAGTACATCTTTGGGCAGCATGTCTCTGATTTTACCTGAAACCACATGGAAGCAGTGAGAAGTAACGTCACAGAGACCACAGCAACGTTTCCATCCAACAGACTGTAGTTACATGAAACATCAGcaagaaagattaaaaaaccTTTGAAACACAGCAGGTTCTTTGACATATTGTGGAGGGGCTCATGCTATAAACTGATGGTGtgtatgttagtgtgtgtgattCACCTTGTGTCTGCTTCTCCACCCAGCTGTTGATGTTGACTCTTGCTGCCTCAGAGCTGGTTTTGAAGTCCACTGACTCCAGCTCAGCGTTGTAGAGCTTCCTGGTTTGTGTTAAGAAATCCTGAAACCGTCAACAACACATTTACTGATTGTGACCACccaaacacaacaatctctttATTTGACTTTGGGGAATTTATAGTCATCACAGCCAGGAGAGTATTTTCACAGTCACCGCTCCACCTGCTTGTATGCTGGCCTCCTACCCACTCCCTCAGCCACTCCTTTTTTACTTGAAGCTTAAAGATTCCTATCTCAGCCTCTCATTTTCTCTACCTTGACACTCTTAAAACAAACTATGACCAGTCAATGAGgtgcacacttacacacatgctgaaacacacacctcaACAAACTGGTAGGACTGTTCCCCGTACAGTCTGTTGGCCACACTGAGGGCGTACGGAGCATCTGCCTTGTTGAACTCAGTCAGCAGTTGGGTAAAGCTGGTGTGGACGTCCTGACAGTCCTGGGTTTTCAGACACTGTGGACAAAGTCGACAAGAGGTGTtagagaaaacattcatttgatATAGAACAAGTCAATGTACAGAAAGTAGCAAGTAGCAACACCATCCTGCCACGTGTCATGTACCTCTGATatctgtgtggctgtgtttcctct includes:
- the LOC108879954 gene encoding leukocyte elastase inhibitor isoform X1, translating into MASPAPLSKANTTFCLDLFRKLSDNNNTANVFFSPFSISSALAMVMLGARGNTATQISECLKTQDCQDVHTSFTQLLTEFNKADAPYALSVANRLYGEQSYQFVEDFLTQTRKLYNAELESVDFKTSSEAARVNINSWVEKQTQGKIRDMLPKDVLDNDSRLVLVNAMYFKGTWNKTFERIDTYDAKFRLNKSDTKPVKMMNKTADFPLASIPEANCQILEMPYKGKELSMLIFLPNEIEDDTTGLEKLEKQLTYEKFVEWTRPDMMSEVEVDVKLPQFKLEETYDLKGVLKNMGMVDAFDDKKSDFSGMSGTKDLVLSKVIHKTHVEVNEEGTEAAAATGACVRLLSGRMYFNLAHFIADHPFLFFIRHNTTMSVLFAGRFCSPV
- the LOC108879954 gene encoding leukocyte elastase inhibitor isoform X3; this encodes MASPAPLSKANTTFCLDLFRKLSDNNNTANVFFSPFSISSALAMVMLGARGNTATQISECLKTQDCQDVHTSFTQLLTEFNKADAPYALSVANRLYGEQSYQFVEDFLTQTRKLYNAELESVDFKTSSEAARVNINSWVEKQTQGKIRDMLPKDVLDNDSRLVLVNAMYFKGTWNKTFERIDTYDAKFRLNKSDTKPVKMMNKTADFPLASIPEANCQILEMPYKGKELSMLIFLPNEIEDDTTGLEKLEKQLTYEKFVEWTRPDMMSEVEVDVKLPQFKLEETYDLKGVLKNMGMVDAFDDKKSDFSGMSGTKDLVLSKVIHKTHVEVNEEGTEAAAATGACVRLLSGRMYFNLAHFIADHPFLFFIRHNTTMSVLFAGRFCSPV
- the LOC108879954 gene encoding leukocyte elastase inhibitor isoform X4, with the translated sequence MASPAPLSKANTTFCLDLFRKLSDNNNTANVFFSPFSISSALAMVMLGARGNTATQISECLKTQDCQDVHTSFTQLLTEFNKADAPYALSVANRLYGEQSYQFVEDFLTQTRKLYNAELESVDFKTSSEAARVNINSWVEKQTQGKIRDMLPKDVLDNDSRLVLVNAMYFKGTWNKTFERIDTYDAKFRLNKSDTKPVKMMNKTADFPLASIPEANCQILEMPYKGKELSMLIFLPNEIEDDTTGLEKLEKQLTYEKFVEWTRPDMMSEVEVDVKLPQFKLEETYDLKGVLKNMGMVDAFDDKKSDFSGMSGTKDLVLSKVIHKTHVEVNEEGTEAAAATGACVRLLSGRMYFNLAHFIADHPFLFFIRHNTTMSVLFAGRFCSPV